The genomic window CCGATGCCGCCGAGGAACAGCGCCACCGGGATGAGGTAGACAAGCATGGTCACGCGAGCGCCTCCCGTTGGATTGCCTGTCCAGCAGAAGCGCCTGGGCGCTTGGCGGCGAAGCCGAGCCGCAGCGCGTTGGCGATGACTATGAGCGATGACGCCGACATGGCGATTGCTGCAATGAGCGGCGTGGCGTGGCCGAGGACGGCGATGGGCACGGCGACGACATTGTAGGCGATCGCGAAGCCAATGTTCTGCCGCACCAGCCTGTTTGCCTGAAGCGCAATCGAGCGGGCAAAGGGTACCGCGTCAAGACTGCCCTTCATGAAGACGAAATCGGCAGCGGCTCGGCCGATATCGGCCGCCTCTGAGGGTGCGATCGAGACATGGGCAGCGGCGAGCGCGGGAGCGTCGTTGATGCCGTCACCGACCATCAGGACCTTGCGGCCCTCTCGTTCCAGCGCCGCGATCCGCTGGAGCTTGTCGGAGGGCAGCATGCCCGGGTGCCAATCCAAGATGCCGGCGACTTCCGCCACCTTGCGACAGGCGTCTCCCGTGTCGCCCGACAGCATTTCGACGGGGCCGACGGAAGCGAGAGCTGCAACGGCTTGCGCCGCACCGGGGCGCAGGCGATCCTCGAAGCTGAAACGCGCTTTCTCCGTGCCATCAACCGTCAGAACGGTTCCTGATCCATTACCGTCGTGCCTGGCCCAGTCGGCGCGGCCAAGGCGCCATACGCCGTCGGCGTCGTGGCCTTCGATGCCGTCTCCCGGCACCTCTCGAATATCGGTCAGAGTGCCGCCCCAGTCGTCACCTGCCGCCCCGGCGATGGCGCGCGAGGCCGGATGACGCGACTGACGCGCGAGCGCACCGGCCCGGGCGAGCATTGCCGGCTTGATTGCATCGGCATTCGTCAGCCGCATTTCGCCAAGCGTCAGCGTGCCTGTCTTATCGAAAATGACATGATCGGCCTCGGCGAGCCGCTCCATCGCCGAGCCATCCTTGACCATGATGCCCGCCTCGAAGAGCCGGCGCGCCGCGACGACCTGGACGATTGGAACCGCCAGTCCGAGCGCGCAGGGGCAGGTGATGATGAGAACGGCAATCGCGATCGTCATCGCACGATGCCAGTCGCCGCCAAACGCCATCCAGCCGAGGAAGGTGAGCAGCGCGCCCAAATGCACGACGGGCGCGTAGAGCGCCGACACGCGCTCGGCAATGCGGCGATAGCCGGCGCGGCCGCCTTCGGCCGTTTCCAGCATGCGCAGCATGTCGGCGAGGAAAGAGTCCGATGCCCTGCGCTCAGCCACCAGCGTCAGGGGTCCGGTGACGTTGAGTGCGCCAGCGCGAACGCTCGCACCGCTGTCTACGCGGATGGGCCGGCTTTCGCCCGTGACCAGCGCCATATCGACATCGGAAGCGCCGGTTTCGATCAGACCATCAACCGGAATGCGATCGCCGGCAGCGATCAAGAGCCGTATGCCCGGTTCGATCTCGCTGACGGGGCGGTAGCGACGCTCACCGTCCGGTTCAATCACCAGCGCGCCGCGCGGCGCGATGCGGGCGAGGTTGCGAACCGCGGTGCGCGCGCGGTTGCGCATGACGTGGTCGAGCGTGCGGCCGATCAGAAGGAAGAAGAGTAGGGACACGGAGGCGTCGAAATAGGCGTGCGGGCCGTTCGTGATCGTCTCGTAGAGGCTCATCGCATAGGCGAGGCTCACGCCGACAGCGATCGGCACATCCATGTTCATGCGCCCATGCGACAGTGCATTCCACGCGGAGCGGAAGTAGATGCCGCCCGCATAGATCAGCGCCGGCAAAGCGATGAGCGCGGAGACAAAGTGGAACAGGTCTCGGGTCGCGCCTTCAGCCCCCGACCATACGGATACCGACAAGAGCATGATGTTGCCGGCAGCGAAGCCTGAGATGCCGACGGCGCGCAACAGGCGCGACAGTTCCGGGTCGCCATCGTCTGCCGTGTCTTCGGCCAGATGCGCCGGATAGCCGACTGCCGCCAGCGTCGAGGTTACCGGTGGCACGGTTCCCTCATAGAAGCGGACCGAGACGCGTTTGGTCGAGAGGTTGACGCGGGCATTCTCCACGCCGGGCAGCGATGCAAGTGCCTTCTCGATCGTTCGGATACAGGCGGCGCAATGGACGCCGGGAACCGATAGGTCGACCTGGCGCAGGCCGTTGCCAAGCGGGCGACTGACGAGGAGAAGCTCTTCGTCGGATGGGAGCGATTGTGACGGCAGCGTTTCCGCCCCCGGCGCGCAGCAGCTCATTGCAGCCTCCCGTCGCTCAGGATGATGCGTCGCGTCTCCCGCCAGGCCCGGCCGTCAATGGTGACGGCGTCGATCTCGACGACCCAGAGGCCATCGCGCAGCCTTGCCGCGCCGACCATTCCGCGGGCGCCAGGAACGAGCGAGATCGTGGTGTCGTCCGCCTCGGAGGCCGGGTTGCGGAAGACGAGTTCGGCGGCCGATAGCGGAATCGGCGCCGCTCCGGCATCTGCGAGGCGCAGCGAGACCGTGCCATCGTCTAGCGTCAGCGATGCGGCCCATCCAAGCGCAATCTGCTCGCGGGCCGCCTCGACTTTGCCGTTGAACTCCTGGCTCGCAATGTAGGAATTCCGCACGACGAAACCCGTCCAGCTCGTCCCCGCCAATGTCGCCATGGTGACATTGACGCCGATGATGACGCCGAAGAAGGCGATCATGATGAGGAGCATATGGCGCCCGGTAAAGGCGCCGGTGTCTTGCCCGGTCGTCATGGCTGCGGTGCCTCGAAGCTGGCAGTGTAAGAGTCGGCCTCGAAGCTCGACGGGTCTTCGACGACGAAGCGGAAGGTCTGGACGGAGCCGTTGATCGCTGCGGCTGGCTGCGCCACATAGATTTTCAGCGTGCGCAGGCGGTCCGGCTCCAACGTGACCGCCAGCTTTCGCGATGCCGGCTCGTTGATCCCGACGGCACTCATCGCCGCATGCGGCAGGCCTTTAAGCGATATGATGACGGCGCGCGGCTCAGGGATCTTGTTCAGGAGCTTGACGGTATAGCCGTTGCGGATCGCACCGTCGGATAACAGGACATATTGCGGATTGCGATCGTGCAGCACGTTCACCTGAAGACGGTCGCGCGTCATCAAGCCGTAGAGAAGGGCAAGACCGACCAGCGACCAGGCCGCGAAGTAGACCATCGTCCTCGGCCGCACGATGCGGGTGAAGCGGACATTGGTGATCCCTGGAAGCAGTCGTCCATCCCTGCCGCGGATACGCTTCGGATCGATCGCGCTGGTTCCGCCTGCCGTCGCCAGAGCCATGTTCTGGTTGTAGTCGGCAAGCGTCGCGTAGGAGATCAGGCCGCGGTCGCGGTTGAGCTTGTCCATGACGCCATCGCAGGCATCGATGCAAAGCGCGCAAGTGATGCATTCGAGCTGCTGCCCGTCGCGGATGTCGATGCCCATCGGACAGACGGCGACGCAGGCATTGCAGTCGACGCAGTCGCCGACCGCGTCCCCGGCGGCCAGCGCCTTCTTGGCATGGCGCGAGCGCGGTTCGCCGCGCCAGTCATTGTAGGTGACGGTCAGCGAGTTTTCGTCGAGCATCGCCGCCTGGATGCGCGGCCAGGGGCACATATAGGTGCAGACCTGCTCGCGCATGAGCCCGCCGAAGACGTAGGTCGTGGCCGTCAGCACGGCGATGGTGATGTAGGCGATCGGCGCGGCCCGGCCGGTGAAGAGGCCGACGAACAAGCTCGGCGCATCGGCGAAGTAGAAGATCCAGGCGCCGCCGGTCGCGACTGCGATCAGGAGCCAGATGGCATGCTTGGATACCCGCAAGGCAAGCTTGCGCGCATCATAAGGGGCGGCGTCGAGCTTGATGCGGGCATTGCGGTCGCCTTCGATGGCCCGCTCCACAACGAGGAACAGATCGACCCAGACCGTCTGTGGGCAGGCATAGCCGCACCAGGCGCGCCCGACGGCAGACGTGACAAGAAACAAGCCGAAGCCCGCCATGACCAGCAAGCCTGCGACGAGCCAAAATTCCTGCGGCCAAATCTCAACGAAGAAGAAATAGAACCGTCGATTGGCCATGTCGACCAGGACGGCCTGGTCGGGCGCGTGCGGGCCGCGGTCCCAGCGCAGCCAGGGCGTCACGTAGTAGATCATGAGTGTGATCAGCATGACGAGCCACTTGAAGCGGCGGAACGTTCCTTCAGCGCGTTTGGGAAAAATCTTGCGCCGCGGCGCGTAAAGCGGCTGACGGATGCGCGCGGCGTTCACCGGCTCGGCTGCGTGCTGCTCGATGGCGTTCCGCTCGATCGATGTGTCGAATGCTGTCATGGGATGACGAGGCCCCTTGTTGCGATCATCCCTCGCACCGGTCCGGCTGTCCGGCCTTGACCAGGATCAAATCGCAAAACAAAGAGGCCCGGCATTGCTGCCGGGCCTCTTATGGACGCAACGCGCCTCGTCATCGCGTTGCGCCCTGCTCTCTCATTGACCTCCGCCGAGAGAGTGAACGTAAACCGCGAGTTCCTTGACCGTGGTCTCACCGAGGCGATCCTGCCAGGCCGGCATCACCCCGTGACGCGGCGCGCGGATCTGGGCGGCGATCTCCTCCTTGCTCGCCCCATAGAGCCAGATCGCATCGGCGAGGTTCGGCACGCCCAGTTCGACCATGCCCTCGCCGGCATCGCCATGGCAGGCGGCGCAGTTGGCGGCGTAAAGATCGGCGCCGGCACCCGTCGACGGCGTCGCCGACATCGAAGCGACATGGCCCGCAAGCT from Georhizobium profundi includes these protein-coding regions:
- a CDS encoding FixH family protein — encoded protein: MTTGQDTGAFTGRHMLLIMIAFFGVIIGVNVTMATLAGTSWTGFVVRNSYIASQEFNGKVEAAREQIALGWAASLTLDDGTVSLRLADAGAAPIPLSAAELVFRNPASEADDTTISLVPGARGMVGAARLRDGLWVVEIDAVTIDGRAWRETRRIILSDGRLQ
- a CDS encoding cation-translocating P-type ATPase, whose protein sequence is MSCCAPGAETLPSQSLPSDEELLLVSRPLGNGLRQVDLSVPGVHCAACIRTIEKALASLPGVENARVNLSTKRVSVRFYEGTVPPVTSTLAAVGYPAHLAEDTADDGDPELSRLLRAVGISGFAAGNIMLLSVSVWSGAEGATRDLFHFVSALIALPALIYAGGIYFRSAWNALSHGRMNMDVPIAVGVSLAYAMSLYETITNGPHAYFDASVSLLFFLLIGRTLDHVMRNRARTAVRNLARIAPRGALVIEPDGERRYRPVSEIEPGIRLLIAAGDRIPVDGLIETGASDVDMALVTGESRPIRVDSGASVRAGALNVTGPLTLVAERRASDSFLADMLRMLETAEGGRAGYRRIAERVSALYAPVVHLGALLTFLGWMAFGGDWHRAMTIAIAVLIITCPCALGLAVPIVQVVAARRLFEAGIMVKDGSAMERLAEADHVIFDKTGTLTLGEMRLTNADAIKPAMLARAGALARQSRHPASRAIAGAAGDDWGGTLTDIREVPGDGIEGHDADGVWRLGRADWARHDGNGSGTVLTVDGTEKARFSFEDRLRPGAAQAVAALASVGPVEMLSGDTGDACRKVAEVAGILDWHPGMLPSDKLQRIAALEREGRKVLMVGDGINDAPALAAAHVSIAPSEAADIGRAAADFVFMKGSLDAVPFARSIALQANRLVRQNIGFAIAYNVVAVPIAVLGHATPLIAAIAMSASSLIVIANALRLGFAAKRPGASAGQAIQREALA
- the ccoG gene encoding cytochrome c oxidase accessory protein CcoG, whose amino-acid sequence is MTAFDTSIERNAIEQHAAEPVNAARIRQPLYAPRRKIFPKRAEGTFRRFKWLVMLITLMIYYVTPWLRWDRGPHAPDQAVLVDMANRRFYFFFVEIWPQEFWLVAGLLVMAGFGLFLVTSAVGRAWCGYACPQTVWVDLFLVVERAIEGDRNARIKLDAAPYDARKLALRVSKHAIWLLIAVATGGAWIFYFADAPSLFVGLFTGRAAPIAYITIAVLTATTYVFGGLMREQVCTYMCPWPRIQAAMLDENSLTVTYNDWRGEPRSRHAKKALAAGDAVGDCVDCNACVAVCPMGIDIRDGQQLECITCALCIDACDGVMDKLNRDRGLISYATLADYNQNMALATAGGTSAIDPKRIRGRDGRLLPGITNVRFTRIVRPRTMVYFAAWSLVGLALLYGLMTRDRLQVNVLHDRNPQYVLLSDGAIRNGYTVKLLNKIPEPRAVIISLKGLPHAAMSAVGINEPASRKLAVTLEPDRLRTLKIYVAQPAAAINGSVQTFRFVVEDPSSFEADSYTASFEAPQP